The Glycine soja cultivar W05 chromosome 6, ASM419377v2, whole genome shotgun sequence genome has a window encoding:
- the LOC114414306 gene encoding TLC domain-containing protein 2-like has product KGAAWDAKKQWVETFFLATLILWLASLCFQIFFNKRWELLSVIAGCFFYQTSNCLIRFFFSTHKDPLFVNTSVSLLHSLFTSASVIFILFRELCNGPSGMFDHSKLVEDAWPWAFEALSFSCGYFAYDQWDMLRYRLYNGWIPSILVHHLVLLICFTLALYRNVTINYLILTLICELHSIFLHVRKVRRMAGVRDAKSILVRLEWFLNWVTFFVARSAPHILITAKLIKDAHKFEKGMELPLALCGMAGMNLLNIGLGIDLLKAFKRERKSQLGNLHHHRE; this is encoded by the exons aaaggagcAGCTTGGGATGCGAAGAAGCAATGGGTGGAGACATTCTTCTTAGCCACTCTCATTCTCTGGCTCGCTTCCCTTTGTTTCCAGATTTTCTTCAACAAACGTTGGGAGCTTCTCTCTGTTATCGCGGGTTGTTTCTTCTATCAGACATCTAACTGCCTCATCCGATTCTTCTTCTCCACCCATAAAGACCCTCTCTTCGTTAACACCTCTGTCTCTCTTCTCCACTCTCTCTTCACCTCCGCTTCAG TGATCTTCATCTTGTTCAGAGAGTTATGTAATGGGCCTAGTGGAATGTTTGACCACTCAAAGTTGGTTGAAGATGCTTGGCCATGGGCATTTGAAGCGTTGAGCTTTTCATGTGGCTACTTTGCATATGATCAGTGGGATATGCTTCGTTACCGCTTATATAATGGTTGGATCCCATCTATCCTTGTGCATCATCTGGTTCTCCTTATTTGCTTCACTCTTGCTTTGTATCGAAATGTTACCATCAACTACCTTATTCTCACTCTTATCTGTGAG CTGCATTCCATCTTTCTTCATGTGAGAAAAGTCAGACGAATGGCCGGTGTTCGGGATGCAAAGAGCATTCTTGTTAGGTTAGAGTGGTTTCTGAATTGGGTCACCTTCTTTGTGGCAAGATCTGCACCTCACATTCTCATCACAGCCAAGCTCATCAAGGATGCTCACAAATTTGAAAAGGGTATGGAGCTGCCACTGGCTCTGTGTGGCATGGCTGGGATGAATTTGCTCAACATTGGTCTTGGCATTGATCTCCTTAAAGCTTTTAAGAGAGAGAGGAAGTCCCAGCTGGGTAATCTTCATCACCACCGTgaatga